The Geotrypetes seraphini chromosome 6, aGeoSer1.1, whole genome shotgun sequence genome includes a window with the following:
- the LOC117363145 gene encoding mitochondrial ornithine transporter 1-like isoform X1, whose product MMGTTGPSSTLQAAIDLTAGAAGGTACVLVGQPFDTAKVKMQTFPNLYRGLMECAVKIYRQVGFRGFYKGTSPALLANIAENSVLFMSYGFCQQVVRSALGLDKHVMLSDLQNAAAGSVASVFSSLVLCPAELVKCRLQAMHELKLSGKVLERHNTVWSVVKGIIRTEGVLGFYQGLSSTLFREMPGYFVFFGGYELSRSLFASGGKSKEELGPIPLMISGGFGGVALWLAVYPVDCVKSRIQVLSAAGKQAGFMGTLVHLVKNEGLSALYSGLTPTMIRAFPANGALFVAYEYSRKLMMKQFDMY is encoded by the exons ATGATGGGTACTACGGGACCAAGCTCCACTCTCCAGGCTGCTATTGACCTCACAGCAGGGGCTGCAG GTGGAACTGCGTGTGTGCTGGTTGGGCAGCCCTTTGACACAGCAAAGGTGAAAATGCAGACATTTCCGAATTTGTACAGAGGACTTATGGAGTGCGCAGTGAAGATTTACAGACAAGTGGGGTTTAGAGGCTTTTACAAGGGAACCAGCCCAGCCCTGTTGGCTAACATAGCAGAAAACTCTGTGCTGTTCATGAGCTATGGATTTTGTCAACAAGTGGTGAGGAGTGCTCTTGGACTAGACAAGCACGTAATGCTAAG TGACCTACAGAATGCAGCTGCAGGTTCAGTTGCATCTGTATTCTCCTCCCTCGTTCTTTGCCCTGCAGAGCTGGTAAAATGTCGCCTGCAGGCCATGCATGAATTAAAGTTATCTGGAAAGGTTCTTGAAAGGCACAA TACAGTTTGGTCAGTGGTGAAAGGTATTATTCGCACCGAGGGAGTTTTGGGATTCTACCAAGGACTGTCAAGCACTTTATTCAGAGAGATGCCAGGATATTTTGTCTTTTTTGGTGGATATGAGCTGAGCCGATCATTGTTTGCTTCAGGAGGGAAATCAAAAGAAGAGTTAG GCCCAATTCCTTTGATGATAAGCGGTGGCTTTGGAGGTGTTGCTCTGTGGCTTGCTGTGTACCCTGTGGACTGTGTCAAATCCAGAATCCAGGTTCTTTCTGCAGCAGGGAAACAAGCAGGCTTTATGGGAACTTTGGTGCACTTAGTGAAAAATGAAG GACTATCAGCCTTATATTCTGGACTCACCCCCACCATGATCCGTGCATTCCCAGCCAATGGGGCTCTGTTTGTGGCTTACGAATACAGCAGGAAGTTGATGATGAAACAATTTGACATGTATTGA
- the LOC117363145 gene encoding mitochondrial ornithine transporter 1-like isoform X2, which produces MQTFPNLYRGLMECAVKIYRQVGFRGFYKGTSPALLANIAENSVLFMSYGFCQQVVRSALGLDKHVMLSDLQNAAAGSVASVFSSLVLCPAELVKCRLQAMHELKLSGKVLERHNTVWSVVKGIIRTEGVLGFYQGLSSTLFREMPGYFVFFGGYELSRSLFASGGKSKEELGPIPLMISGGFGGVALWLAVYPVDCVKSRIQVLSAAGKQAGFMGTLVHLVKNEGLSALYSGLTPTMIRAFPANGALFVAYEYSRKLMMKQFDMY; this is translated from the exons ATGCAGACATTTCCGAATTTGTACAGAGGACTTATGGAGTGCGCAGTGAAGATTTACAGACAAGTGGGGTTTAGAGGCTTTTACAAGGGAACCAGCCCAGCCCTGTTGGCTAACATAGCAGAAAACTCTGTGCTGTTCATGAGCTATGGATTTTGTCAACAAGTGGTGAGGAGTGCTCTTGGACTAGACAAGCACGTAATGCTAAG TGACCTACAGAATGCAGCTGCAGGTTCAGTTGCATCTGTATTCTCCTCCCTCGTTCTTTGCCCTGCAGAGCTGGTAAAATGTCGCCTGCAGGCCATGCATGAATTAAAGTTATCTGGAAAGGTTCTTGAAAGGCACAA TACAGTTTGGTCAGTGGTGAAAGGTATTATTCGCACCGAGGGAGTTTTGGGATTCTACCAAGGACTGTCAAGCACTTTATTCAGAGAGATGCCAGGATATTTTGTCTTTTTTGGTGGATATGAGCTGAGCCGATCATTGTTTGCTTCAGGAGGGAAATCAAAAGAAGAGTTAG GCCCAATTCCTTTGATGATAAGCGGTGGCTTTGGAGGTGTTGCTCTGTGGCTTGCTGTGTACCCTGTGGACTGTGTCAAATCCAGAATCCAGGTTCTTTCTGCAGCAGGGAAACAAGCAGGCTTTATGGGAACTTTGGTGCACTTAGTGAAAAATGAAG GACTATCAGCCTTATATTCTGGACTCACCCCCACCATGATCCGTGCATTCCCAGCCAATGGGGCTCTGTTTGTGGCTTACGAATACAGCAGGAAGTTGATGATGAAACAATTTGACATGTATTGA